In Labilithrix sp., a single genomic region encodes these proteins:
- the yidD gene encoding membrane protein insertion efficiency factor YidD codes for MVARCLLALIRFYQLAISPWLGRACRFEPSCSRYAFACIEGHGAARGSLLSVKRLCKCHPFHAGGFDPPPPAR; via the coding sequence ATGGTCGCCCGCTGTCTTCTCGCGCTCATTCGCTTCTACCAGCTCGCGATTTCGCCTTGGTTGGGGCGCGCCTGTCGCTTCGAGCCGTCGTGCTCGCGGTATGCGTTCGCGTGCATCGAAGGGCACGGCGCGGCGCGCGGCAGCTTGCTTTCGGTGAAACGCCTGTGTAAGTGCCACCCGTTTCACGCTGGCGGGTTCGACCCTCCCCCACCGGCTCGGTAA
- a CDS encoding zinc-ribbon domain-containing protein: MKIQCQSCQAKYTIADEKVLGKVVKIRCKKCSSTIVINGNDQAADAGGDQNAFDYAGGGGGDQWTVNVADGDQRTMTVGEIATEYRDGVVNDETYCWKDGMADWLPLREIDQIYSAVKSATRAPEEMMSVAPSASVPPPAAAPLFAGGSTAPADAFSGSVSPGGNGAAGLFASPAAEPAPAAAARRAGGRAQGADLFGNVEKAGGEDEVMTSASNAAVAANAAAAAGVSGADEKLTGQRNENSVLFSLSALTEKAPAKNGDVGGGAGKTTATGDGSGLIDIRALSANMDDDKKKDKGARVDDIMNLSGGGAFGAALAAPILAPPPLEAVDLGVTAPVEQPKSNKGMIFAILGGCAFIAIGIVAAVILTRPPAAADGATPTPSGALTPEPGTGDNRLAGNDTTSGGSDNPSTGTSSGGTAANEPAPPGTGSNAGKTPTVNPGAPAPRTGPAVAAAPKAGGDSPAPAAAPAPAPPPKPASLAEGIAGAVGQPAGGGGGGGGGGGSTASFDKGAAAGSLGKIDVQSCKKADGPTGPGHVTVTFNPDGSVGTAVVDQGPYPGTAVGGCVAGKFRGAHVPAFAGAPVRVGKSFVIN, encoded by the coding sequence ATGAAGATTCAGTGCCAGTCGTGCCAGGCCAAATACACGATCGCGGATGAAAAGGTCCTGGGGAAGGTCGTCAAGATCCGCTGCAAGAAATGCAGCTCGACGATCGTCATCAACGGCAACGACCAGGCGGCCGACGCTGGCGGCGATCAGAACGCGTTCGACTACGCGGGCGGTGGCGGCGGCGATCAGTGGACCGTGAACGTCGCCGACGGCGATCAACGCACGATGACCGTCGGCGAGATCGCGACGGAGTATCGCGACGGCGTCGTCAACGACGAGACGTATTGCTGGAAGGACGGGATGGCCGACTGGCTGCCGCTCCGCGAGATCGATCAGATCTACTCCGCGGTGAAGAGCGCGACCCGCGCCCCGGAGGAGATGATGTCCGTCGCGCCGTCGGCGTCGGTGCCTCCTCCCGCGGCCGCTCCTCTCTTCGCGGGCGGCTCCACCGCGCCGGCCGACGCGTTCTCGGGCAGCGTCTCGCCGGGCGGCAACGGCGCGGCGGGCCTCTTCGCGAGCCCCGCGGCCGAGCCGGCCCCGGCCGCCGCGGCGCGCCGCGCGGGTGGGCGTGCGCAGGGCGCCGACCTCTTCGGCAACGTCGAGAAGGCGGGCGGCGAAGACGAGGTGATGACGAGCGCGTCGAACGCCGCGGTGGCGGCGAACGCGGCGGCGGCGGCGGGCGTCTCCGGCGCCGACGAGAAGCTCACCGGTCAGCGCAACGAGAACAGCGTCCTCTTCTCGCTCTCGGCGCTGACGGAGAAGGCGCCGGCGAAGAACGGCGACGTCGGCGGCGGCGCCGGCAAGACCACGGCGACGGGCGACGGCTCGGGCCTCATCGACATCCGCGCGCTCAGCGCGAACATGGATGACGACAAGAAGAAGGACAAAGGCGCGCGCGTCGACGACATCATGAACCTCAGCGGCGGCGGCGCGTTCGGCGCCGCCCTCGCCGCGCCGATCCTCGCGCCCCCGCCGCTCGAGGCGGTCGACCTCGGCGTCACGGCGCCGGTCGAGCAGCCCAAGTCGAACAAGGGCATGATCTTCGCGATCCTCGGCGGGTGCGCGTTCATCGCGATCGGCATCGTCGCCGCGGTCATCCTCACGCGTCCGCCGGCCGCGGCCGACGGGGCGACGCCCACTCCGTCCGGCGCGCTGACCCCGGAGCCGGGCACCGGCGACAACAGGCTCGCCGGCAACGACACGACCTCCGGCGGCAGCGACAACCCCAGCACCGGCACCTCGTCGGGCGGCACCGCCGCGAACGAGCCGGCGCCTCCGGGCACCGGCAGCAACGCGGGCAAGACGCCCACGGTCAACCCGGGCGCTCCGGCCCCGAGGACGGGCCCCGCCGTCGCGGCTGCACCGAAGGCGGGCGGAGACTCGCCGGCGCCTGCAGCGGCCCCTGCCCCCGCACCTCCTCCGAAGCCCGCCTCTCTGGCGGAGGGCATCGCGGGCGCGGTCGGCCAGCCCGCGGGTGGTGGCGGTGGCGGTGGCGGCGGTGGCGGCTCCACCGCGTCGTTCGACAAGGGCGCAGCCGCGGGCTCGCTCGGCAAGATCGACGTCCAGAGCTGCAAGAAGGCCGACGGCCCGACGGGCCCGGGCCACGTGACGGTCACGTTCAACCCCGACGGCTCGGTCGGCACCGCGGTCGTCGATCAGGGCCCGTACCCGGGCACCGCCGTCGGCGGCTGCGTCGCCGGCAAGTTCCGCGGCGCACACGTCCCGGCCTTCGCGGGCGCGCCCGTCCGCGTCGGCAAGTCGTTCGTGATCAACTGA
- a CDS encoding OmpA family protein gives MVAGSVGALLLGATAGTAEAQQKTFKLDRLEMPGAPEDGLTLFRPVTNQRTIFYGQLGIGYQLRPLRTSTVTTDQATINRSSSTVVQDQLAVYGNAGFQLFDRATIGLSFPWWPVQTGENPIYTAGGGLPSPGVTRTTNVVTGGPAAGDLRLDLRGVLVRSEDRKSALGAQLNVFFPTGTPSNFGGDDKASVLAMVTAETQVKFLILTANTGLHFRPRHSINDPNVGNGLGVGNEWRWAVGAFIPFKDGKYRLGGSIFGQTGFESDNVIGKTAFTKRNTPVEFNIEGRMRFGPADHWYLGAGAGSSILRGYGAPDLRLLGVFGLYIPILDTDPKSPDRKAETKKWRQEHVGDRDGDGIPDDIDACPDEPEDHLGNDPNDGCPMPKDRDGDGIPDQYDKCPDEPEDKDGIDDGDGCPEDDVDNDGVPDVTDACPRVPGKPNKDPKRNGCPTTIDVDESGNIRVLQKVEFEFGTAKLSPASFPILQEVADYLKATPGIKKMAVEGHTDNKGSAALNKRLSQERAAACMNWLTSHGIAADRLEANGYGMEKPLVDNDTAENRAKNRRVEFNIVKQDSK, from the coding sequence ATGGTCGCCGGTTCGGTCGGCGCGCTCCTCCTTGGCGCGACGGCTGGTACCGCCGAAGCTCAACAGAAGACCTTCAAGCTGGACCGCCTCGAGATGCCAGGCGCGCCGGAAGACGGGCTCACGCTGTTCCGTCCGGTCACCAACCAGCGCACGATCTTCTATGGCCAGCTCGGCATCGGCTACCAGCTCCGGCCTCTCCGCACGAGCACGGTCACGACCGACCAGGCGACGATCAACCGCTCGTCGTCCACCGTCGTCCAGGACCAGCTCGCGGTCTACGGCAACGCCGGGTTCCAGCTCTTCGATCGCGCCACCATCGGTCTCTCGTTTCCGTGGTGGCCGGTCCAGACCGGCGAGAACCCGATCTACACCGCCGGCGGCGGCCTCCCGTCGCCCGGCGTCACGCGCACCACCAACGTCGTGACCGGCGGCCCCGCGGCCGGCGACCTCCGCCTCGATCTCCGCGGCGTCCTCGTGCGCAGCGAGGACAGGAAGAGCGCCCTCGGCGCCCAGCTCAACGTGTTCTTCCCGACCGGCACGCCGTCGAACTTCGGCGGCGACGACAAGGCGTCGGTCCTCGCGATGGTCACCGCCGAGACGCAGGTGAAGTTCCTCATCCTCACCGCGAACACGGGCCTCCACTTCCGGCCGCGTCACTCGATCAACGATCCGAACGTCGGCAACGGCCTCGGCGTCGGCAACGAGTGGCGCTGGGCGGTCGGCGCGTTCATCCCGTTCAAGGACGGCAAGTACCGCCTCGGCGGCAGCATCTTCGGCCAGACCGGCTTCGAGAGCGACAACGTCATCGGCAAGACGGCGTTCACGAAGCGGAACACGCCGGTCGAGTTCAACATCGAAGGCCGCATGCGCTTCGGCCCGGCCGATCACTGGTACCTCGGCGCCGGCGCCGGCTCCTCGATCCTCCGCGGCTACGGCGCGCCCGACCTCCGCCTCCTCGGCGTGTTCGGCCTCTACATTCCGATCCTCGACACCGATCCGAAGTCGCCGGACCGGAAGGCCGAGACGAAGAAGTGGCGGCAGGAGCACGTCGGCGATCGCGACGGCGACGGAATCCCCGACGACATCGACGCGTGCCCGGACGAGCCCGAGGACCACCTCGGCAACGATCCGAACGACGGCTGTCCGATGCCGAAGGACCGCGACGGCGACGGCATCCCCGATCAGTACGACAAGTGCCCCGACGAGCCGGAGGACAAGGACGGCATCGACGACGGCGACGGCTGCCCCGAGGACGACGTCGACAACGACGGCGTGCCCGACGTCACCGACGCGTGCCCGCGCGTGCCGGGCAAGCCGAACAAGGACCCGAAGCGGAACGGCTGTCCGACGACGATCGACGTCGACGAGTCGGGCAACATCCGCGTCCTCCAGAAGGTCGAGTTCGAGTTCGGCACCGCGAAGCTCAGCCCCGCGAGCTTCCCGATCCTCCAGGAGGTCGCCGACTACCTGAAGGCCACGCCGGGCATCAAGAAGATGGCCGTCGAAGGCCACACCGACAACAAGGGCTCCGCCGCGCTCAACAAGAGGCTGTCGCAAGAGCGCGCCGCGGCGTGCATGAACTGGCTGACCTCGCACGGCATCGCCGCCGATCGCCTCGAGGCCAACGGCTACGGCATGGAGAAGCCGCTCGTCGACAACGACACCGCCGAGAACCGCGCGAAGAACCGCCGCGTCGAGTTCAACATCGTAAAGCAAGACTCGAAGTAG
- a CDS encoding CAP domain-containing protein produces the protein MLAATRALATAEHREHGGHAHVLATCGHRARALVVGVVAAWLVGCAAEPVPVTPRGGASLAPIGDVPAPASSWRDVTESPQEAAPPADPRVAAIAKSCRTLDAALMRVAESVVADGADVDVERVTLLLRENGAPYVRPRVLIGASIEKALQSLHGASTRCGIATATATAAAATTASAPPTTTAAAATTGTRELAIVADALADLEPLPVRSRTGAWLDFRARVNVPAKGARVVLLGARGAPRTVATAFDATSGSARARFALDRPGPFTVQLVADLEEGPRPVLEARVFADVAPSHASDVAPGEDAANDDVTGGDVTGKGAFDDATSLERMIAAVRANESLGPLQRDPRLDAIARRHVEGLARVRAVAHDLGDGDPRARFEAENLHAGVMGENVARGRTLALAHRAIHASPSHRLNLLNAKYTHLGVAVARDADGRVYVCEVFSSPL, from the coding sequence ATGCTCGCGGCGACCCGCGCGCTCGCGACTGCCGAGCACCGCGAGCACGGCGGCCACGCGCACGTGCTCGCGACCTGCGGGCACCGCGCACGCGCGCTCGTGGTCGGAGTGGTCGCCGCGTGGTTGGTTGGGTGTGCGGCGGAGCCGGTGCCGGTGACGCCGCGTGGAGGGGCGAGCCTCGCGCCGATCGGCGACGTGCCGGCGCCGGCGAGCTCGTGGCGGGACGTGACCGAGTCGCCGCAGGAGGCCGCGCCGCCGGCCGATCCACGCGTCGCGGCGATCGCGAAGTCGTGCCGGACGCTCGACGCGGCGCTGATGCGCGTCGCGGAGAGCGTCGTCGCAGACGGCGCCGACGTGGACGTGGAGCGCGTGACTCTCCTCCTCCGCGAAAACGGCGCGCCGTACGTCCGCCCACGCGTGCTGATCGGTGCGTCGATCGAGAAGGCGCTCCAATCGTTGCATGGCGCAAGCACCCGCTGCGGTATCGCGACGGCGACGGCGACGGCGGCAGCAGCGACGACGGCATCCGCGCCGCCGACGACGACCGCGGCGGCGGCGACGACGGGCACGCGGGAGCTCGCGATCGTCGCCGATGCGCTCGCCGATCTCGAGCCGCTGCCGGTCCGCTCTCGCACCGGGGCCTGGCTCGATTTTCGGGCGCGCGTGAACGTCCCCGCGAAGGGGGCGCGCGTGGTGCTGCTCGGCGCGCGCGGCGCACCGCGCACGGTGGCCACGGCCTTCGACGCGACGAGCGGAAGCGCGCGCGCGCGGTTCGCGCTCGACCGGCCCGGTCCGTTCACCGTGCAGCTCGTCGCCGATCTCGAAGAGGGACCACGCCCCGTGCTCGAGGCGCGCGTGTTCGCCGACGTCGCACCGTCGCACGCCAGCGACGTGGCACCAGGCGAGGATGCCGCCAACGACGACGTCACCGGCGGCGACGTCACCGGCAAGGGCGCGTTCGACGACGCGACTTCGCTCGAACGCATGATCGCGGCGGTGCGCGCGAACGAGTCACTGGGTCCGCTCCAGCGTGATCCGCGCCTCGACGCCATCGCGCGCCGCCACGTCGAGGGCCTCGCCCGCGTCCGCGCCGTCGCGCACGACCTCGGCGACGGCGACCCGAGGGCGCGCTTCGAAGCGGAGAACCTCCACGCCGGCGTCATGGGCGAAAACGTCGCGCGCGGACGCACGCTCGCACTCGCTCACCGCGCGATCCACGCGAGCCCGTCCCATCGCCTCAACCTGTTGAATGCAAAATACACCCATCTCGGCGTCGCGGTGGCGCGTGACGCCGACGGTCGCGTTTACGTATGCGAGGTCTTCTCTTCGCCGCTCTGA
- the rnpA gene encoding ribonuclease P protein component, translating to MRVQSQGERATSRHFVFLAAAGTAPDAPSRIGIVATKKVGDATMRNRIKRVCRECFRQWPDFVPRGIDLVVIAREGAHALPLAQLRDEWSRARPSLLKACTKALTKPPPAPAKPPPAPAKPPPAPARAEPVRKP from the coding sequence GTGCGCGTTCAATCGCAAGGCGAGCGCGCGACGAGCAGGCACTTCGTCTTCCTGGCGGCCGCCGGCACCGCGCCGGACGCCCCCTCGCGCATCGGCATCGTCGCGACGAAGAAGGTCGGCGACGCGACGATGCGGAACCGCATCAAGCGCGTCTGCCGCGAGTGCTTCCGCCAGTGGCCGGACTTCGTGCCGCGCGGCATCGACCTGGTCGTCATCGCCCGCGAAGGCGCCCACGCCCTCCCCCTCGCCCAGCTCCGCGACGAATGGTCGCGCGCCCGCCCCTCCCTCCTCAAGGCCTGCACCAAGGCCCTCACCAAGCCGCCGCCCGCCCCCGCGAAGCCGCCGCCCGCCCCCGCGAAGCCGCCGCCCGCCCCCGCGCGTGCAGAACCGGTTCGCAAGCCCTGA
- the rpmH gene encoding 50S ribosomal protein L34, which produces MAKPKRTYQPHNKRRLRTHGFLARMATRGGAKVLANRRRKGRARLTVSIYKK; this is translated from the coding sequence ATGGCAAAGCCGAAGCGTACTTATCAGCCCCACAACAAGCGCCGCCTCCGCACGCACGGCTTCCTCGCTCGCATGGCGACGCGCGGCGGCGCGAAGGTCCTCGCGAACCGTCGCCGCAAGGGTCGCGCCCGGCTGACCGTCTCGATCTACAAGAAGTAG
- a CDS encoding DUF2452 domain-containing protein yields the protein MSDDDDPPRPMTSPPPEVDPGRYDGPARAAPYPLSRMAPAFDLVNVAAAIQAADQTLATMTGGKLNLIADQIKRLQAEAHALLAKAKRDAELHRVSCAFEKKPGGTYHLYRRADGALWFSRLAPEEWLTPQPQTYEGTYVLELDQSFTRIDSTEE from the coding sequence GTGAGCGACGACGACGATCCGCCGCGTCCGATGACGAGCCCGCCACCCGAGGTCGATCCCGGGCGCTACGACGGACCCGCGCGCGCGGCGCCCTATCCGCTGAGCCGGATGGCGCCCGCGTTCGACCTCGTGAACGTCGCCGCCGCGATCCAGGCCGCCGACCAGACGCTGGCGACGATGACAGGCGGGAAGCTGAACCTCATCGCCGACCAGATCAAGCGGCTCCAGGCCGAGGCCCACGCGCTCCTCGCGAAGGCGAAGCGCGACGCCGAGCTCCATCGCGTGAGCTGCGCGTTCGAGAAGAAGCCGGGCGGCACGTACCACCTCTATCGCCGCGCCGACGGCGCCCTCTGGTTCTCCCGCCTCGCCCCCGAGGAGTGGCTCACGCCGCAGCCACAGACCTACGAAGGAACCTACGTCCTCGAGCTCGATCAGTCCTTCACACGCATCGACTCCACTGAGGAGTAG